In one window of Oceanococcus sp. HetDA_MAG_MS8 DNA:
- a CDS encoding GNAT family N-acetyltransferase, with amino-acid sequence MLSEEIAIVLIWDYLHSRPLPTEGFEFALDDGTPSFVRPLRPEDAPRLHQGLDHLSHLASRRKFPFDGEQTTAQIIEQVTHADGTHEVAWGAADLNAPDQPGIGVARYQRLEHEPDAADVAIVILDQYMNKGAGVLLHAVLHLQAHHAGLHHLYYDVAADNQRFIRHLRSLGAEYVGRAVDVTRLKCPVFGEAYKISHLKPNARRFAQTLRRLSHVPPSALGQEDADDQSMAI; translated from the coding sequence ATGCTCAGCGAGGAGATCGCCATCGTGCTGATCTGGGATTATCTGCATAGCCGCCCATTGCCGACCGAGGGCTTTGAATTCGCCCTCGACGATGGCACCCCTAGCTTTGTGCGCCCTCTGCGCCCGGAAGATGCGCCCCGGCTGCACCAGGGCTTGGATCATTTGTCCCACCTGGCCTCCCGCCGTAAATTCCCTTTTGACGGCGAGCAAACCACGGCCCAAATCATTGAGCAGGTCACCCACGCCGACGGCACCCATGAGGTGGCCTGGGGGGCAGCCGACCTGAATGCCCCGGACCAGCCCGGTATAGGAGTTGCCCGCTATCAACGGCTGGAACATGAGCCCGATGCAGCGGATGTAGCCATCGTCATTCTGGACCAATACATGAATAAGGGTGCTGGCGTGCTATTACACGCTGTTTTGCACCTGCAAGCGCACCATGCCGGCCTGCATCACCTGTATTACGACGTTGCTGCCGACAACCAGCGCTTCATTCGCCATTTGCGTTCCCTGGGCGCCGAATACGTGGGCCGCGCCGTGGACGTCACCCGCCTCAAGTGCCCCGTGTTTGGCGAGGCTTACAAAATCAGTCATCTCAAGCCTAATGCTCGGCGCTTTGCGCAGACCCTCAGGCGCCTGTCTCATGTGCCACCAAGCGCGCTGGGACAAGAGGATGCCGATGATCAAAGCATGGCGATCTAG
- a CDS encoding long-chain-fatty-acid--CoA ligase, translating into MHGQMMAMPLTITSILRHAQRNNPDVEIVSVTADNPQHRTTMGEALGRAAQLAHALKDLGVSEGDRVATLAWNDYRHFETYYGVSCMGAVLHTINPRLHPEQLAYILNHAEDQWLLLDPMFVPLLAAVKAHAPQLKGGIVLAPKDAMPDAPEGVELLCYEELIAGKSTDYPWPELDENAASSLCYTSGTTGNPKGVLYSHRSTVLHAMAAAQKDVLCLGSTDCILPVVPMFHVNAWSIPYVAPMVGAKLVFPGPKMGDGETLCKLINAEKVTLGLGVPTVWLGLLNYMESSGQRVEELQRMGVGGSACPPSLMRKYLEDYGVEIIHAWGMTEMSPIGTVNTLRPGMEDLPEEQYWKARAKQGRTVFPVEMSIFDEQGQELPWDGEASGSLKVRGPWVISGYYKRDDVAALDDAGWFDTGDVATIDKLGFMQITDRTKDVIKSGGEWISSIDLENVAMSHPDVAEAAVIAVPHPKWDERPLLIAVAKPGHSIDKQALIDFFEGKIAKWWTPDAVEIVDELPHGATGKVQKMTLRQQFAEYKLEA; encoded by the coding sequence ATGCACGGTCAGATGATGGCAATGCCGTTGACGATTACGTCTATTCTGCGGCACGCACAGCGCAATAACCCCGATGTAGAAATCGTCTCGGTGACCGCGGACAACCCGCAGCACCGCACCACTATGGGCGAAGCGCTGGGCCGAGCTGCGCAATTAGCACACGCACTCAAAGACTTAGGAGTCAGTGAAGGGGATCGGGTCGCCACCTTAGCGTGGAATGACTATCGCCACTTTGAGACCTACTATGGTGTGTCATGCATGGGCGCGGTCCTGCATACCATCAACCCCCGTCTGCACCCAGAGCAGTTGGCTTACATCCTCAATCATGCCGAGGATCAGTGGCTGTTACTGGACCCCATGTTCGTCCCCTTGCTGGCAGCCGTCAAAGCGCATGCTCCGCAATTGAAGGGCGGCATTGTCTTGGCGCCTAAAGACGCCATGCCGGATGCTCCAGAGGGTGTGGAACTGCTCTGCTATGAAGAGTTAATTGCCGGCAAGTCCACTGATTACCCCTGGCCAGAACTCGACGAGAACGCTGCTAGCTCGCTGTGTTACACCTCGGGCACTACGGGCAACCCCAAAGGCGTGCTGTATTCGCATCGCTCGACTGTGCTGCACGCCATGGCTGCGGCCCAAAAGGACGTGCTCTGCCTAGGCTCCACCGATTGCATTTTGCCCGTGGTCCCCATGTTTCACGTCAATGCCTGGAGCATTCCCTACGTGGCTCCGATGGTGGGCGCCAAGCTAGTCTTCCCGGGCCCCAAAATGGGCGATGGCGAGACCTTATGTAAGCTGATCAACGCAGAGAAAGTGACGCTAGGCCTGGGCGTACCCACCGTCTGGCTGGGCCTGCTCAACTACATGGAAAGCAGCGGCCAACGGGTCGAAGAGCTCCAGCGCATGGGTGTGGGCGGTTCCGCTTGCCCACCGTCACTGATGCGCAAATACCTCGAGGATTACGGGGTCGAAATTATTCACGCCTGGGGCATGACGGAAATGAGCCCCATTGGCACCGTCAACACCCTGCGCCCCGGAATGGAAGACCTGCCCGAGGAGCAATACTGGAAAGCACGGGCCAAGCAAGGTCGCACCGTCTTCCCGGTGGAAATGTCCATCTTCGATGAGCAAGGCCAAGAACTCCCATGGGATGGAGAGGCGTCTGGTTCCTTGAAAGTGCGTGGCCCCTGGGTGATTTCGGGGTATTACAAGCGCGATGACGTCGCTGCACTGGATGATGCCGGCTGGTTTGACACTGGCGATGTAGCCACCATCGACAAGCTAGGCTTTATGCAAATCACCGACCGCACCAAGGACGTGATTAAGTCTGGAGGCGAATGGATCAGCTCCATCGATCTGGAAAACGTGGCCATGAGTCACCCCGACGTCGCAGAAGCCGCCGTGATTGCCGTCCCGCATCCCAAGTGGGACGAGCGGCCGCTGCTGATTGCTGTGGCTAAGCCTGGCCACAGCATCGATAAGCAGGCTTTGATCGACTTCTTTGAGGGCAAAATTGCCAAATGGTGGACACCCGATGCGGTCGAAATTGTCGATGAACTACCGCATGGCGCGACTGGCAAAGTGCAGAAAATGACGCTGCGCCAGCAATTCGCCGAGTACAAGTTAGAAGCCTGA
- a CDS encoding ferredoxin family protein: protein MAFVVTENCIKCKYTDCVEVCPVDCFHEGPNFLVIDPEECIDCTLCEPECPANAIYAEDDLPEAQVHFLDLNAELSAQWPVISERKEPPADATEWDGKPGKLDLLER from the coding sequence ATGGCTTTTGTCGTTACCGAAAACTGCATCAAGTGCAAATACACAGACTGTGTAGAAGTCTGTCCTGTGGACTGCTTCCACGAAGGACCCAACTTCTTGGTGATTGACCCTGAAGAGTGCATTGACTGCACTTTGTGTGAGCCAGAGTGCCCCGCGAACGCAATTTATGCGGAAGACGACCTGCCTGAAGCGCAGGTCCATTTTCTGGATTTAAATGCCGAACTCTCAGCGCAATGGCCGGTGATTAGTGAGCGTAAAGAGCCACCAGCCGATGCAACTGAGTGGGACGGCAAACCTGGCAAGCTCGATTTGCTGGAACGCTAG
- a CDS encoding NUDIX hydrolase encodes MLNAHTRSLVNILRNDDKKSRLRASPLDMQPPLNHCQVCGGTLHQSTPEGDQMPRMVCRQCGHVHYVNPKVVTGCIPQWEGKIMLCKRGIEPRLGHWTLPAGFLELGESCIQGAARETWEEARSEVDIGPLFSFINVLYIGQIHLFYLAEMRSSSFEITPESTEIMLLDEDEVPWDDLAFATVRFTLKRFFEDRRRGQFNFHTEDFTHFPHRLTDDN; translated from the coding sequence GTGCTGAATGCACACACTCGTTCTTTGGTGAATATACTGCGTAATGATGACAAGAAATCTCGCCTTCGCGCTAGCCCCCTAGACATGCAACCGCCTTTGAACCACTGCCAAGTCTGCGGGGGCACCCTGCATCAAAGCACCCCTGAGGGTGATCAAATGCCTCGTATGGTGTGCCGCCAGTGCGGCCACGTGCATTACGTCAACCCCAAAGTCGTGACCGGCTGTATTCCGCAATGGGAAGGCAAGATCATGCTCTGTAAGCGGGGCATAGAGCCACGCTTGGGACACTGGACATTGCCGGCCGGCTTCTTGGAGCTGGGCGAATCCTGTATCCAGGGTGCGGCGCGCGAAACCTGGGAAGAAGCGCGCTCAGAGGTGGACATTGGCCCCCTGTTCTCGTTCATCAATGTGCTCTACATCGGTCAGATTCATCTGTTTTATTTGGCCGAGATGCGCAGTTCCAGCTTCGAGATCACGCCGGAAAGTACCGAAATTATGTTGTTGGACGAAGATGAAGTCCCGTGGGATGACCTCGCGTTCGCCACCGTTCGGTTCACCTTGAAGCGCTTTTTCGAGGATCGTCGGCGGGGCCAATTTAACTTCCACACCGAAGATTTCACCCATTTCCCGCATCGTCTCACTGACGACAACTGA
- a CDS encoding SLC13 family permease — MTLDAWIAVAVVMACFAGLVWGRAQPYLILLAGLTLLMVLDIVSAPAALAGFGNPGLVTIAALFVLVAGLRQTGALALLARSVLGTPEDAHAARMRLIAPVMGASAFLNNTPVVAMLIPIVSDWARTRRFALSQILIPLSYLAILGGLCTMIGTSTNLVVHGLWIESGRDSLGLFAITPLGLICATVGALFLMLVGPVLLPRQRGDASPSHNPREYAVEMVVADKGPLVGKTVEAAGLRHLPQLYLLEINRRGQTLPMVGPDQVLEAGDQLIFVGVVDSVVDLQRIPGLQLATNQIFKLQSDRSARILAEAVVAPECAVAGRTIREGQFRTRYNAAIIAVSRNGERLRERIGDIVLQPGDALLVECLPSFVVGMRNSRDFFLVSQIDGAAPPNQDRAGIALGILAGMVALAGTGVLPMLEAALVAGGLMLLTRCCSQRAALAQIDFPLLITIGAAFGLGRALGDTGAARALAGTLVGLVGDHPWLALGLIALSASILTEFVTNNAAAVIGFPIAIATAAELNADPLPFVMVLMIAASASFATPLGYQTNLMVYGAGRYTMTDFLRVGIPMNLLIVVVATLAAPFIWPF, encoded by the coding sequence ATGACATTGGATGCTTGGATCGCTGTGGCCGTGGTCATGGCGTGTTTCGCGGGATTGGTCTGGGGTCGGGCACAGCCCTACCTCATCCTGCTTGCCGGCCTCACCCTACTCATGGTGTTAGACATCGTCTCAGCACCGGCTGCATTGGCTGGCTTCGGCAACCCCGGTTTGGTGACCATTGCGGCCCTGTTTGTTCTGGTAGCCGGGCTACGACAGACCGGAGCTCTAGCCCTCTTAGCACGCAGCGTTCTCGGCACCCCGGAGGATGCGCATGCTGCGCGGATGCGCCTTATCGCTCCGGTGATGGGCGCCTCGGCCTTCCTGAACAACACCCCAGTTGTGGCCATGCTCATTCCTATCGTAAGCGACTGGGCGCGCACGCGCCGCTTTGCGCTGAGCCAGATTCTGATTCCTTTGTCCTACCTGGCCATCCTGGGCGGCTTGTGCACCATGATCGGCACGAGTACCAATTTGGTCGTGCATGGCCTCTGGATCGAATCTGGCCGGGACAGCTTGGGCCTTTTCGCCATCACGCCCTTGGGCCTGATCTGCGCTACCGTCGGTGCCTTATTCCTCATGCTAGTCGGCCCGGTACTCCTGCCCCGCCAACGCGGGGATGCCAGCCCCAGCCATAACCCTCGGGAATATGCCGTGGAAATGGTCGTCGCCGACAAGGGCCCACTGGTGGGAAAAACTGTAGAAGCGGCTGGATTGCGCCATTTGCCACAACTCTACCTACTAGAGATCAACCGACGGGGGCAAACCCTGCCCATGGTTGGGCCGGACCAAGTCCTGGAAGCCGGAGATCAACTCATCTTCGTAGGCGTGGTCGACTCTGTGGTCGACTTGCAGCGCATTCCAGGCTTGCAACTGGCAACCAACCAAATTTTCAAGCTGCAATCTGACCGGTCGGCGCGCATCTTGGCTGAAGCCGTGGTGGCCCCGGAATGTGCGGTGGCTGGCCGAACCATTCGTGAGGGACAATTCCGTACCCGCTACAACGCCGCCATTATCGCGGTGTCCAGAAACGGGGAGCGTCTACGGGAACGCATTGGAGACATTGTTCTCCAACCTGGTGATGCGTTATTGGTGGAATGTCTGCCCTCCTTTGTCGTGGGCATGCGCAACTCGCGAGATTTCTTTTTAGTCTCTCAAATCGATGGTGCCGCCCCGCCCAACCAAGACCGCGCAGGAATCGCCCTGGGCATTCTAGCCGGCATGGTGGCCTTGGCTGGCACCGGCGTACTGCCCATGTTGGAGGCTGCTTTGGTTGCTGGCGGGCTTATGCTGCTCACCCGTTGTTGCAGCCAAAGAGCCGCTTTGGCGCAGATCGATTTTCCGCTGCTGATTACCATTGGCGCGGCTTTTGGGCTAGGACGAGCCCTGGGGGATACTGGTGCCGCGCGGGCCTTGGCCGGGACACTGGTGGGCTTGGTGGGGGATCACCCCTGGCTGGCTCTGGGTCTGATCGCTTTGAGCGCCTCAATTCTGACCGAGTTTGTGACCAATAACGCGGCTGCTGTCATTGGCTTCCCCATTGCAATAGCGACCGCCGCTGAACTCAACGCCGACCCTCTTCCCTTTGTGATGGTGCTGATGATTGCGGCTTCGGCAAGCTTCGCCACGCCCTTGGGCTATCAGACCAATCTCATGGTGTATGGCGCAGGACGTTACACCATGACGGATTTTCTCCGCGTGGGCATCCCCATGAATTTGCTCATCGTGGTGGTCGCCACCCTCGCTGCTCCGTTCATCTGGCCGTTCTAA